The following coding sequences lie in one Apium graveolens cultivar Ventura chromosome 1, ASM990537v1, whole genome shotgun sequence genomic window:
- the LOC141666768 gene encoding sulfate transporter 1.3-like isoform X1 codes for MCSVPMSNRISDDMGADNTEDPSSLPHGRGDSPYIHKVGVPPKPRLLKEIADTLKETFLPDDPLRPFKKQPRRKKFVLGLQTVFPILEWGRDYNLSKFKGDLIAGLTIASLCIPQDIGYSKLAHLDPQFGLYSSFVPPLIYAFMGSSRDIAIGPVAVVSLLLGTLLQDELDPIKNKLEYQSLAFTATFFAGVTQATLGFFRLGFLIDFLSHAAVVGFMAGAAITIALQQLKGLLGIKKFTTKTDIVSVMKSVFAAAHHGWNWQTVLIGVTFLLFLLFAKYIGKKNRKLFWVPAIAPLLSVIISTFFVYITHAEKDGVQIVRHIKKGVNPSSIDQIYFTGDYLVKGFKIGVVAGMIALTEAVAIGRTFAAMKDYQIDGNKEMVALGTMNIVGSMTSCYVATGSFSRSAVNYMAGCCSAVSNIVMSAVVLLTLIVITPLFYYTPNAILASIIISAVLGLVDLDAVILIWKIDKFDFVACMGAFFGVVFASVEVGLLIAVSISFAKILLQVTRPRTAALGRIPRTSVYRNMQQYPEATRVPGVLIIRVDSAIYFSNSNYIKERILRWILDEEEMLAEHKQPKIQNLVLDMSPVTDIDTSGIHALEELYRSLQKKSIQLNLANPGQVVLDKLHASEFANLVGEDQIFLRIADAIVMCAPKFEQV; via the exons ATGTG TTCTGTTCCAATGAGTAATCGTATTAGTGACGATATGGGAGCAGACAATACAGAAGATCCAAGTTCATTACCTCATGGTCGAGGGGATTCACCATATATTCACAAGGTGGGAGTGCCTCCAAAGCCGAGACTGTTGAAGGAAATTGCTGATACTTTAAAAGAAACGTTCTTGCCAGATGATCCGTTGCGCCCATTCAAGAAACAGCCACGAAGGAAGAAGTTTGTCCTGGGCCTTCAAACTGTATTCCCTATACTTGAATGGGGAAGAGATTACAATCTTTCAAAGTTTAAAGGCGATCTTATTGCCGGGCTTACTATTGCAAGCCTCTGTATTCCTCAG GATATCGGCTACTCAAAACTTGCACATTTAGATCCGCAATTTGGGTTAT ACAGTAGCTTCGTTCCACCTCTTATATATGCCTTCATGGGTAGTTCAAGAGACATTGCTATAGGACCGGTGGCAGTGGTCTCTCTGTTGCTGGGCACTTTGCTACAAGACGAGCTTGATCCTATTAAAAACAAACTCGAATATCAAAGTCTTGCATTTACTGCAACATTCTTTGCTGGTGTCACTCAAGCCACACTTGGATTTTTCAG ATTGGGTTTCTTGATAGATTTTCTATCACATGCTGCTGTTGTGGGGTTTATGGCTGGAGCTGCAATCACCATTGCCCTTCAACAACTTAAAGGTTTGCTTGGAATTAAGAAATTTACAACAAAGACTGATATTGTATCCGTTATGAAATCAGTGTTTGCCGCAGCACATCACGGG TGGAACTGGCAGACTGTACTCATTGGAGTAACCTTCTTACTATTCCTTTTGTTTGCCAAGTACATT GGTAAAAAGAACAGAAAGCTATTTTGGGTGCCTGCAATTGCTCCACTACTTTCTGTCATCATCTCGACCTTCTTTGTGTATATCACCCATGCGGAAAAGGATGGTGTTCAAATT GTAAGGCACATCAAGAAAGGCGTTAATCCATCATCCATAGATCAAATATACTTTACTGGGGACTATCTTGTCAAAGGTTTTAAGATTGGCGTTGTAGCAGGCATGATAGCTCTAACA GAAGCTGTTGCAATCGGAAGAACATTTGCAGCTATGAAGGACTATCAGATAGATGGAAACAAAGAAATGGTAGCACTAGGAACAATGAATATTGTTGGCTCAATGACATCATGTTATGTCGCTACCG GTTCCTTCTCTCGCTCAGCAGTAAACTACATGGCAGGCTGTTGTTCAGCAGTCTCCAACATAGTGATGTCGGCTGTTGTACTGCTAACTCTGATAGTAATAACACCATTGTTTTACTACACTCCGAATGCTATACTTGCCTCCATCATTATATCTGCCGTTCTAGGACTTGTAGACTTGGATGCTGTAATTCTTATTTGGAAGATcgataagtttgattttgttgCTTGCATGGGAGCATTCTTTGGCGTAGTTTTTGCTTCAGTTGAAGTTGGTCTCTTGATTGCG GTATCAATTTCCTTTGCCAAAATTCTCCTACAAGTGACTAGGCCACGAACAGCAGCACTTGGCAGGATTCCGAGGACTAGTGTTTACAGGAACATGCAGCAATATCCAGAAGCAACAAGAGTTCCTGGTGTTCTAATAATCAGAGTCGATTCTGCAATCTACTTCTCCAATTCCAACTATATTAAGGAGAG GATATTGAGATGGATACTGGACGAGGAAGAAATGCTGGCTGAACATAAACAGCCCAAAATCCAAAATTTAGTACTTGACATGTCAC CTGTTACGGACATAGACACCAGTGGTATTCATGCCCTAGAAGAACTGTATAGAAGTCTCCAAAAGAAGTCTATTCAG CTGAATCTAGCAAATCCAGGGCAAGTTGTGCTTGACAAATTACATGCATCTGAGTTTGCAAACTTGGTGGGAGAGGACCAAATCTTCCTGAGAATTGCGGACGCAATTGTTATGTGTGCCCCCAAATTCGAACAAGTTTGA
- the LOC141666768 gene encoding sulfate transporter 1.3-like isoform X2, whose amino-acid sequence MSNRISDDMGADNTEDPSSLPHGRGDSPYIHKVGVPPKPRLLKEIADTLKETFLPDDPLRPFKKQPRRKKFVLGLQTVFPILEWGRDYNLSKFKGDLIAGLTIASLCIPQDIGYSKLAHLDPQFGLYSSFVPPLIYAFMGSSRDIAIGPVAVVSLLLGTLLQDELDPIKNKLEYQSLAFTATFFAGVTQATLGFFRLGFLIDFLSHAAVVGFMAGAAITIALQQLKGLLGIKKFTTKTDIVSVMKSVFAAAHHGWNWQTVLIGVTFLLFLLFAKYIGKKNRKLFWVPAIAPLLSVIISTFFVYITHAEKDGVQIVRHIKKGVNPSSIDQIYFTGDYLVKGFKIGVVAGMIALTEAVAIGRTFAAMKDYQIDGNKEMVALGTMNIVGSMTSCYVATGSFSRSAVNYMAGCCSAVSNIVMSAVVLLTLIVITPLFYYTPNAILASIIISAVLGLVDLDAVILIWKIDKFDFVACMGAFFGVVFASVEVGLLIAVSISFAKILLQVTRPRTAALGRIPRTSVYRNMQQYPEATRVPGVLIIRVDSAIYFSNSNYIKERILRWILDEEEMLAEHKQPKIQNLVLDMSPVTDIDTSGIHALEELYRSLQKKSIQLNLANPGQVVLDKLHASEFANLVGEDQIFLRIADAIVMCAPKFEQV is encoded by the exons ATGAGTAATCGTATTAGTGACGATATGGGAGCAGACAATACAGAAGATCCAAGTTCATTACCTCATGGTCGAGGGGATTCACCATATATTCACAAGGTGGGAGTGCCTCCAAAGCCGAGACTGTTGAAGGAAATTGCTGATACTTTAAAAGAAACGTTCTTGCCAGATGATCCGTTGCGCCCATTCAAGAAACAGCCACGAAGGAAGAAGTTTGTCCTGGGCCTTCAAACTGTATTCCCTATACTTGAATGGGGAAGAGATTACAATCTTTCAAAGTTTAAAGGCGATCTTATTGCCGGGCTTACTATTGCAAGCCTCTGTATTCCTCAG GATATCGGCTACTCAAAACTTGCACATTTAGATCCGCAATTTGGGTTAT ACAGTAGCTTCGTTCCACCTCTTATATATGCCTTCATGGGTAGTTCAAGAGACATTGCTATAGGACCGGTGGCAGTGGTCTCTCTGTTGCTGGGCACTTTGCTACAAGACGAGCTTGATCCTATTAAAAACAAACTCGAATATCAAAGTCTTGCATTTACTGCAACATTCTTTGCTGGTGTCACTCAAGCCACACTTGGATTTTTCAG ATTGGGTTTCTTGATAGATTTTCTATCACATGCTGCTGTTGTGGGGTTTATGGCTGGAGCTGCAATCACCATTGCCCTTCAACAACTTAAAGGTTTGCTTGGAATTAAGAAATTTACAACAAAGACTGATATTGTATCCGTTATGAAATCAGTGTTTGCCGCAGCACATCACGGG TGGAACTGGCAGACTGTACTCATTGGAGTAACCTTCTTACTATTCCTTTTGTTTGCCAAGTACATT GGTAAAAAGAACAGAAAGCTATTTTGGGTGCCTGCAATTGCTCCACTACTTTCTGTCATCATCTCGACCTTCTTTGTGTATATCACCCATGCGGAAAAGGATGGTGTTCAAATT GTAAGGCACATCAAGAAAGGCGTTAATCCATCATCCATAGATCAAATATACTTTACTGGGGACTATCTTGTCAAAGGTTTTAAGATTGGCGTTGTAGCAGGCATGATAGCTCTAACA GAAGCTGTTGCAATCGGAAGAACATTTGCAGCTATGAAGGACTATCAGATAGATGGAAACAAAGAAATGGTAGCACTAGGAACAATGAATATTGTTGGCTCAATGACATCATGTTATGTCGCTACCG GTTCCTTCTCTCGCTCAGCAGTAAACTACATGGCAGGCTGTTGTTCAGCAGTCTCCAACATAGTGATGTCGGCTGTTGTACTGCTAACTCTGATAGTAATAACACCATTGTTTTACTACACTCCGAATGCTATACTTGCCTCCATCATTATATCTGCCGTTCTAGGACTTGTAGACTTGGATGCTGTAATTCTTATTTGGAAGATcgataagtttgattttgttgCTTGCATGGGAGCATTCTTTGGCGTAGTTTTTGCTTCAGTTGAAGTTGGTCTCTTGATTGCG GTATCAATTTCCTTTGCCAAAATTCTCCTACAAGTGACTAGGCCACGAACAGCAGCACTTGGCAGGATTCCGAGGACTAGTGTTTACAGGAACATGCAGCAATATCCAGAAGCAACAAGAGTTCCTGGTGTTCTAATAATCAGAGTCGATTCTGCAATCTACTTCTCCAATTCCAACTATATTAAGGAGAG GATATTGAGATGGATACTGGACGAGGAAGAAATGCTGGCTGAACATAAACAGCCCAAAATCCAAAATTTAGTACTTGACATGTCAC CTGTTACGGACATAGACACCAGTGGTATTCATGCCCTAGAAGAACTGTATAGAAGTCTCCAAAAGAAGTCTATTCAG CTGAATCTAGCAAATCCAGGGCAAGTTGTGCTTGACAAATTACATGCATCTGAGTTTGCAAACTTGGTGGGAGAGGACCAAATCTTCCTGAGAATTGCGGACGCAATTGTTATGTGTGCCCCCAAATTCGAACAAGTTTGA